The following are encoded together in the Bacillus sp. V2I10 genome:
- a CDS encoding sulfite exporter TauE/SafE family protein, which translates to MRKLIIFAFIGFLAQLIDGSLGMAYGVTSTTMLLTFGIAPAVASASVHLAEVVTTAASGASHIKFGNVDKQAVYKLIIPGSIGAFAGAAFLSNLPGDLAKPFIAIFLLVLGLYVLLRFLFHFEAREQSESLPLTRKKSIPLGLIAGFADATGGGGWGPIATPVLLSQKGSSARKVVGTVDTSEFAIAVSATLGFFIALGWEQVNWYWVFTLMIGGIVAAPIAAWLVKKLPAYLLGVLVGGFIVLTNSRTLLTTWAVDASIVPFIYGFILIGWAMAVGYAVRRNRIKAEEAISI; encoded by the coding sequence TTGAGGAAATTAATTATTTTTGCTTTCATCGGTTTTCTGGCACAGCTTATTGATGGTTCTTTAGGAATGGCCTATGGTGTTACATCCACAACAATGCTGCTTACGTTTGGAATAGCACCGGCAGTTGCCTCTGCTTCCGTTCATTTAGCAGAGGTTGTTACAACGGCGGCTTCAGGTGCATCACATATAAAATTTGGGAATGTTGATAAACAGGCAGTATATAAACTAATTATCCCAGGTTCTATTGGGGCCTTTGCAGGAGCAGCCTTTTTGAGCAATTTGCCTGGTGATTTAGCAAAACCCTTTATAGCCATCTTTCTTTTAGTATTGGGTCTTTATGTCCTGCTGCGTTTCTTATTTCATTTTGAAGCACGTGAGCAAAGTGAATCCCTCCCACTAACCCGGAAAAAATCGATCCCCCTTGGGTTAATTGCCGGTTTTGCAGATGCAACAGGCGGCGGGGGATGGGGACCAATTGCAACTCCTGTCCTTTTATCGCAAAAAGGGTCATCTGCACGAAAGGTTGTCGGAACGGTCGACACAAGCGAATTTGCAATCGCTGTTTCTGCTACCCTAGGATTTTTCATTGCACTTGGCTGGGAGCAAGTAAACTGGTACTGGGTTTTTACGCTTATGATCGGAGGAATAGTAGCAGCTCCGATTGCAGCATGGCTTGTTAAAAAACTGCCGGCATATCTGCTGGGTGTTCTGGTCGGGGGATTTATTGTTCTGACAAATTCAAGAACTCTTCTAACTACATGGGCTGTTGACGCTTCCATTGTGCCGTTTATTTACGGTTTCATATTGATTGGATGGGCAATGGCGGTTGGATATGCGGTCAGGAGGAACCGGATAAAGGCTGAGGAAGCAATCAGTATATGA
- a CDS encoding helix-turn-helix transcriptional regulator, which yields MLEGKLIKFYREKEGFTQGELVQGICSVTHLSKIERGITEYSGEITFLLSKRLKIDLETEVIRYNKLNEKLTEWHEAMIMQRTQEVEILKKESEQETLKDLPDYLILYRLLLSKYYLFTNQLEKAKQLIFTLSKQEHSLPAYEQNLLKHVLGIYYFLSSQFNDCIQILKSIDQTQYNHHEFYYHLAIAYHSIHSNITSYYYAEKALHYFRRTLNILRIIDTETIMIAQLNAKELHDFEDTKRKYDSLLKLCDACLAQDRKAKLYHNLAFEHSRRKLYKEASDIYQTAMRLITTENPHYLTTLESYLTACHKGKLLPETELISLAKEGLQLCKKRNDRRFVDFQLLLYLFQKQEIRYYQYIESTALNHFRESGYNIIVDHYEKKLFHYYLKQNETEKALKLAESLLDGKRSFYDYE from the coding sequence ATGTTAGAGGGGAAACTGATTAAATTTTATCGCGAAAAAGAAGGCTTCACACAAGGTGAACTCGTGCAGGGCATTTGCTCTGTCACCCATTTAAGTAAAATTGAACGGGGCATTACGGAGTATTCGGGAGAGATCACTTTTTTACTATCAAAAAGATTAAAAATTGATTTGGAAACAGAAGTGATCCGCTATAACAAACTCAATGAAAAACTGACGGAATGGCACGAAGCGATGATCATGCAGAGAACACAGGAAGTGGAAATTCTTAAAAAAGAAAGCGAACAGGAAACGCTAAAGGACTTGCCGGATTATTTAATTCTATACCGCTTATTGCTTTCTAAATATTATCTTTTTACGAATCAGCTGGAAAAAGCGAAACAGCTCATTTTCACGCTAAGCAAGCAGGAGCACTCTCTTCCCGCATATGAACAGAATCTTCTGAAGCACGTCCTTGGAATCTATTATTTTCTGAGCTCGCAATTCAATGATTGTATACAGATTCTTAAAAGCATTGACCAAACACAATATAATCATCATGAATTCTATTATCACCTTGCGATTGCCTATCACTCCATTCATTCAAATATAACATCCTATTATTACGCGGAAAAAGCCCTTCATTATTTTCGCAGAACGTTAAACATCTTAAGAATCATCGATACTGAAACCATTATGATCGCCCAGCTTAACGCAAAGGAGCTTCATGACTTTGAAGATACGAAGCGAAAGTATGACTCTCTCCTGAAACTGTGTGATGCCTGTTTGGCACAGGACCGGAAAGCAAAGCTCTATCATAACCTAGCGTTTGAACACTCCAGGCGCAAATTGTATAAAGAAGCATCTGATATTTATCAAACGGCTATGAGACTCATAACCACTGAAAACCCGCATTATTTAACTACACTCGAAAGTTACCTTACAGCCTGCCACAAAGGAAAGCTATTGCCTGAGACAGAGCTGATCTCACTTGCTAAAGAAGGATTGCAGCTATGCAAAAAGAGAAATGATAGAAGGTTTGTTGATTTTCAGCTGCTGCTCTATTTATTTCAAAAGCAGGAAATCCGTTATTATCAATACATAGAGTCAACTGCCCTAAACCATTTTCGCGAAAGCGGCTATAATATCATTGTTGATCATTACGAGAAAAAATTATTCCATTACTACTTAAAACAAAATGAAACTGAAAAAGCTTTAAAGCTCGCTGAATCCTTGCTTGATGGCAAAAGAAGTTTTTATGATTATGAGTGA
- a CDS encoding YjiH family protein, protein MNGVPKLNEKAEFKTFPAGDILTFLIPSLIGIFLFVIPIMTEDGMTIPVAFLAGQINSYIGNLIPAITVLIMVLSMAGSLAAAAIKPKFITKSTYFNTLLNVSPFWLMARVLGTVFAVITFYKIGPEMIFSENTGGLLIYELIPILFSTFLLAGLLLPLLLNFGLLEFFGALFLKIMRPVFTLPGRSSLDCLASWVGDATIGVLLTTKQYEDGYYTKREAVVIATTFSVVSITFTIVVINYLKLEQYFLPYYGTIVVAGLAAALIMPRIPPLSRKANTGYEKTVLKEETEILQNISPAKWGFQQAVMKAKKNDGPRSVLKEGVQNVADMWFGVLPIVMAIGTIALVIAEFTPFFMYLGKPFEPILTLMQVPEADKAAQTMVVGFADMFLPAVIGSGIESEMTRFIIACVSVTQLIYMSEVGGLLLGSKLPVTIFDLILIFLIRTLITLPIVVIFAHMIF, encoded by the coding sequence ATGAATGGAGTGCCGAAATTAAATGAAAAAGCAGAGTTCAAAACGTTTCCTGCAGGGGACATATTAACATTCTTAATTCCTTCATTAATTGGAATCTTCTTGTTTGTCATACCGATTATGACGGAAGATGGAATGACCATTCCGGTTGCTTTTTTAGCCGGTCAAATTAACTCGTATATAGGTAATCTCATTCCTGCCATTACAGTATTGATTATGGTTCTTTCCATGGCTGGATCACTTGCAGCAGCAGCTATAAAGCCGAAGTTTATAACAAAAAGCACTTACTTTAATACATTATTAAACGTTAGTCCATTTTGGCTGATGGCCCGGGTTCTAGGAACTGTATTTGCTGTAATTACCTTCTACAAGATAGGACCTGAAATGATTTTTTCAGAGAATACAGGAGGACTATTAATTTATGAGCTAATTCCGATTCTTTTTTCAACGTTTTTATTGGCAGGACTGCTTTTGCCTCTTCTATTAAACTTTGGATTACTCGAGTTTTTTGGAGCGCTGTTTCTAAAAATAATGAGACCTGTGTTCACACTTCCCGGCCGTTCTTCACTTGACTGCCTGGCTTCATGGGTAGGGGATGCAACGATTGGAGTTCTTTTAACAACGAAGCAATATGAGGATGGATATTATACAAAGCGCGAAGCTGTGGTTATCGCGACAACGTTCTCTGTTGTTTCCATCACGTTTACAATCGTGGTCATTAATTACTTGAAATTAGAACAGTATTTTCTTCCTTACTACGGGACGATTGTTGTTGCCGGACTTGCTGCTGCTCTGATCATGCCGCGTATTCCGCCGCTTTCAAGAAAAGCGAATACTGGCTATGAAAAAACAGTGCTAAAGGAAGAAACTGAAATTCTTCAAAACATCTCCCCGGCAAAGTGGGGCTTTCAGCAAGCAGTTATGAAAGCAAAAAAGAATGATGGACCACGTTCTGTATTAAAAGAGGGAGTCCAAAATGTGGCGGATATGTGGTTTGGGGTCTTGCCGATTGTGATGGCTATTGGGACGATCGCGCTTGTCATTGCAGAGTTTACTCCATTTTTTATGTATTTGGGAAAACCGTTTGAACCGATTCTCACTTTAATGCAGGTACCAGAAGCGGATAAAGCAGCGCAAACTATGGTAGTGGGATTTGCAGATATGTTTTTGCCTGCTGTAATCGGCAGCGGGATCGAAAGCGAAATGACCCGATTTATTATTGCTTGTGTATCTGTTACGCAGCTTATTTATATGTCTGAAGTGGGTGGTTTGCTGCTCGGTTCAAAGCTGCCGGTCACTATTTTTGATTTGATCCTGATTTTCTTAATCCGAACATTGATTACTCTCCCAATTGTTGTGATATTCGCGCATATGATTTTTTAA
- a CDS encoding amidohydrolase: protein MHIADEHKKEILKTYQELHLLAEPSWEEEKTSQYIKEKLVNAGFIIQTYEGHFGFIAELEGEQSDVIALRADMDALVQEVDGVVVPNHSCGHDAHSTMVLFTALTLSKQKMKHTVRFIFQPAEEKAAGALKMMEENVLQKVKFLGGIHLRPVMEIPFGKAAPVILHGSTASIKGVIKGVPAHAARPELGNNPLETAALLIGAIRQIQLNAADHYSIKITELHGGEASNLIPENARFTLDLRAESNDTMEMLLEKAKHTITKIEELTETEITSKVEEYSPAAVKNLPAIEIARKAIVSILGEENTEEACVSPGAEDFHFYTAENPAIAATMIGLGCGLKPGLHHPKMQFNQEALVYGTKILTQMLLDADQQRW from the coding sequence ATGCACATTGCAGACGAACACAAGAAAGAAATACTAAAAACGTATCAGGAGCTGCACCTGCTTGCAGAGCCAAGCTGGGAGGAGGAAAAAACCTCACAATATATAAAAGAAAAACTAGTAAATGCAGGCTTTATTATTCAAACCTATGAAGGGCATTTCGGTTTTATCGCAGAGCTTGAGGGGGAGCAGTCAGATGTTATTGCCCTCCGCGCGGATATGGATGCACTGGTTCAGGAAGTGGACGGGGTGGTCGTGCCCAACCACTCCTGCGGCCACGATGCTCATAGCACAATGGTCCTGTTTACCGCACTCACTCTCTCAAAACAGAAGATGAAGCATACGGTCCGTTTTATCTTCCAGCCGGCGGAAGAAAAGGCAGCGGGCGCCCTTAAGATGATGGAGGAAAACGTCCTTCAGAAAGTGAAGTTTCTTGGCGGCATCCATTTGCGTCCAGTGATGGAAATTCCGTTTGGAAAGGCCGCGCCTGTTATTCTGCATGGTTCAACGGCAAGCATTAAAGGAGTAATAAAAGGGGTGCCCGCTCACGCTGCCAGACCAGAACTGGGCAATAATCCGCTTGAGACCGCCGCTCTGTTAATCGGGGCGATACGCCAAATTCAATTGAATGCAGCTGATCATTATTCAATAAAAATAACGGAACTGCATGGGGGAGAAGCCTCCAATTTGATTCCTGAGAACGCTCGCTTTACGCTTGATTTGAGGGCAGAATCGAATGACACGATGGAGATGCTTCTGGAAAAAGCGAAGCATACGATTACAAAAATCGAAGAGTTAACCGAGACGGAAATTACTTCAAAGGTAGAGGAATACTCACCCGCAGCGGTAAAGAATCTTCCTGCGATTGAGATAGCAAGAAAAGCGATTGTCTCAATCCTTGGCGAAGAGAATACCGAAGAGGCCTGTGTTTCTCCCGGGGCAGAGGACTTTCATTTTTATACGGCGGAAAATCCGGCGATTGCCGCTACAATGATAGGTCTCGGCTGTGGCCTAAAACCTGGTTTGCATCACCCAAAGATGCAATTTAATCAAGAGGCTTTAGTTTATGGCACTAAGATTTTAACACAAATGCTGCTGGATGCAGATCAGCAGCGATGGTAA
- a CDS encoding 3D domain-containing protein, producing the protein MKKTIFSLAAVAALTTTAGISAQAEEVVVDKGDTLWSLSQEHKVSVDDIKNWNNLTSDIIIADNTLKISDEEVYTVVAGDTLWSIAEKFDASVEHISEKNELSGDVIHPGQELVIFSDADNASPAPAPEAKPEPKDQNPSVNDASASAVAENDVSEEGVAKELTVTATAYTASCEGCSGTTATGVDLKANPDKKVIAVDPSVIPLGSKVYVEGYGYATAEDTGGAINGNRIDVFIPTQDAAVAFGKREVNVKVLN; encoded by the coding sequence ATGAAAAAAACTATCTTTTCATTAGCGGCTGTAGCCGCTCTAACAACTACAGCAGGAATTAGCGCGCAAGCAGAAGAGGTCGTAGTAGATAAAGGAGACACTCTGTGGAGCCTATCACAGGAGCACAAAGTTTCAGTAGATGATATTAAAAACTGGAACAATTTAACATCAGACATAATTATTGCAGACAATACATTAAAGATATCAGATGAAGAAGTATACACAGTTGTTGCAGGCGATACGCTTTGGAGCATCGCAGAGAAATTTGACGCTAGTGTAGAGCATATTTCTGAGAAAAACGAGTTATCAGGAGATGTCATCCACCCTGGTCAAGAGCTTGTGATCTTCAGTGATGCTGACAATGCAAGTCCAGCTCCCGCTCCAGAAGCTAAGCCAGAACCGAAGGATCAAAACCCTTCTGTAAATGATGCTTCTGCAAGTGCAGTGGCAGAAAACGACGTCAGTGAAGAAGGCGTAGCAAAAGAATTAACCGTAACAGCTACAGCATACACTGCAAGCTGTGAAGGCTGCTCAGGAACAACTGCTACAGGCGTTGATTTAAAAGCGAACCCTGATAAAAAAGTAATCGCGGTAGACCCGAGCGTCATTCCGCTTGGATCTAAGGTATATGTTGAAGGCTACGGCTATGCAACAGCAGAAGATACTGGCGGTGCAATTAATGGGAACCGCATTGATGTTTTCATCCCGACACAAGATGCTGCAGTAGCATTCGGTAAGAGAGAAGTTAATGTGAAGGTATTAAATTAA
- a CDS encoding S8 family serine peptidase, translating into MKNNKGKKLITGTLAMGLLLTASIPYNILAENPIKTAKISNVEKVLSNLSEEQRRALEQVDVGPGFTIDPKINTSSPELVQVIVEFNQAPAKVDLQKEALKGKKISLSSAKEKVEASHKDFKAYVNSFKSKKKSDLFETAKVEIKQEYKNAFNGVSMTLPGIAVEELLHSGSVKRIWSNAEVQLELPPEAKGISPKMADSIPQIGVDKLHDENIKGAGIKVGVLDTGIDYTHPDLAGAYKGYKAQAGQDPAAVDPASVKGWDFVTNDADPMETTYKDWKETNNPEINPSTGSSYYTSHGTHVSGTVAAQQKNNVDYAVKGIAPEVDLYAYRVLGPYGSGSTAGVLAGIDKAVSDEMDVINLSLGASINDPLYPTSVAINNAMLSGVVSVVSAGNAGPNEKTVGSPGTSAFGISVGASDAAISIPSFSAAVNDIRFESMKLLGKNFADQLKEFEGQTLPFIYAGLGNPADFDGKDFNGKVALIERGLLTFDAKVQNAKNAGAAAVIIYNNADGEIPTYIGENTKYIPTFQLSKADGEKIKGLTEASITFNELKEVKTEGDSLADFSSRGPVNGNYDIKPDIVAPGVSIFSTYPEYMNHPEDGNDYTAAYTRMQGTSMAAPHITGVAALVLQQNPDLDPFEVKTAIMNTADDLKQNYSVFEVGAGRVDAYNAVHSKVSFKVLDTTENIENFEYVDIPEVTGSIGYGSRYTKEGAAVKDSRTLQIENKTRKAQTYRADVEYHQARKGVQDALENKIQVAVPETLKVGAGKTKDIQAKITVPENAEIGRYEGYIHLVNEQNPEEKFQIPFAIRVTDKGIEYTELLQPSVTNDTQFHQYASPGSPMIFKLKSPLKQFDLVLKDTKTGEPIGITGSFDGTNAVPDREYFIRLAFRGIVFPFTGNKDQPISEAPVRVPAGEYSLEMIGHDEDGKTYSVANVAVVDNTPPEVDLDVEPGVVEIDDSMLTEEDGYRGLWVHGSVTDSTVDLLASKGYDYTQKSNTAAYYENNGPFIRGFLKLEDNGDTKFGVLPEEYETKPYQLRIFPWDIATAANVLASPNYVFMKEGTVHATNRYNKQSVKIGSEITMTLDLNNVKRFMSGEFEIDNTYSDIFKFQSVKVNRAFEALAKQKGVKVGLHEAEVSAESVKVGASLSKEGFKGFDGDLPFLDVTFKVIDDTFYSSLALFNVTKLSYIKAGQTEPTILPAYSLERFTFISKHSQVTGYISPEAFLTSGGYLGNKHDYSKMGFRVYAKAADGSTYPGIINERGQFKIPGIPVSKDYHTVYVEADGHTKVATKVMLSKQVDGKLYGINQGINPNTNLAGDVNRDEIVDIRDIQLAVNHYGKTNPSNPNLDIDQDGVVGETDIRFIEKNFLAIGSLASEKAKLKEKIGKNGLVEFLKKIGLAPKSN; encoded by the coding sequence ATGAAGAATAATAAAGGCAAGAAGCTGATAACAGGCACACTGGCAATGGGTTTATTACTCACCGCCTCAATTCCGTACAACATACTCGCAGAAAATCCCATCAAAACAGCTAAGATCAGCAATGTTGAAAAAGTGTTAAGCAATCTATCTGAAGAACAAAGAAGAGCTCTTGAGCAGGTGGATGTTGGCCCAGGCTTTACAATTGATCCAAAGATAAACACTTCAAGTCCGGAACTCGTACAAGTCATCGTAGAATTTAACCAGGCACCTGCTAAAGTAGATCTTCAAAAAGAAGCCTTAAAAGGAAAAAAAATCTCCTTATCTTCCGCAAAAGAAAAAGTAGAGGCATCTCATAAAGACTTTAAAGCCTATGTAAACTCCTTCAAATCAAAAAAGAAAAGCGATCTTTTCGAAACGGCTAAAGTAGAAATTAAACAAGAGTATAAAAATGCCTTCAACGGTGTTTCAATGACTCTGCCAGGCATCGCGGTAGAGGAACTGCTTCATTCAGGCTCGGTTAAACGAATCTGGAGCAACGCAGAGGTTCAGCTTGAGCTTCCGCCTGAAGCAAAAGGCATCTCGCCTAAAATGGCGGACAGTATTCCGCAAATTGGCGTGGATAAGCTTCATGATGAGAACATCAAAGGTGCAGGAATTAAAGTTGGAGTTCTTGATACTGGCATTGACTACACACATCCTGACTTAGCCGGTGCTTACAAGGGATATAAAGCACAGGCCGGACAAGATCCGGCAGCCGTGGATCCTGCTTCTGTTAAAGGCTGGGATTTTGTAACCAACGATGCAGACCCAATGGAGACAACTTATAAAGATTGGAAAGAAACGAATAATCCTGAGATAAATCCATCTACAGGCTCATCCTATTATACTTCTCATGGTACACACGTCTCAGGAACCGTTGCAGCTCAACAGAAAAACAATGTGGATTATGCGGTCAAAGGAATTGCCCCTGAGGTCGACCTTTATGCTTACCGCGTTTTAGGACCATATGGATCAGGCAGCACAGCAGGTGTTTTGGCCGGTATTGACAAAGCAGTCAGCGATGAAATGGATGTTATCAATCTTTCATTAGGTGCCTCAATCAATGACCCGCTCTATCCAACATCTGTAGCCATTAATAATGCCATGCTCTCCGGTGTCGTCTCTGTCGTATCTGCCGGAAACGCGGGACCAAATGAAAAAACGGTTGGTTCACCGGGAACCAGTGCTTTTGGCATTTCAGTCGGTGCATCTGACGCTGCCATCTCCATCCCGTCATTTTCGGCTGCTGTGAATGACATCCGCTTTGAATCTATGAAGCTATTAGGCAAAAATTTTGCGGATCAATTAAAAGAATTTGAAGGTCAAACACTGCCATTCATTTATGCAGGACTTGGAAACCCAGCAGATTTTGATGGAAAAGATTTCAATGGAAAAGTCGCTCTTATTGAGCGGGGCTTGCTGACATTTGATGCTAAAGTTCAAAATGCTAAGAATGCCGGGGCAGCGGCTGTCATTATTTACAACAATGCAGATGGTGAAATTCCAACCTACATTGGTGAAAATACAAAGTACATTCCAACCTTCCAGCTGTCAAAAGCAGACGGTGAAAAAATCAAGGGATTAACAGAAGCCTCCATTACCTTTAATGAGTTAAAAGAAGTAAAAACAGAAGGTGATTCTCTTGCAGACTTCAGCTCAAGAGGACCTGTGAACGGTAATTACGATATCAAGCCTGATATTGTTGCTCCAGGGGTGTCTATTTTCTCTACGTATCCTGAGTATATGAATCATCCAGAAGACGGAAATGACTACACAGCAGCATACACGCGTATGCAAGGAACTTCTATGGCCGCTCCGCATATTACGGGTGTAGCAGCTCTAGTTCTGCAGCAGAACCCTGATCTTGATCCTTTTGAAGTGAAAACTGCCATTATGAATACAGCTGATGACCTTAAACAAAATTATTCCGTTTTTGAAGTCGGTGCCGGTCGCGTTGATGCCTACAATGCCGTGCATTCCAAAGTTTCGTTTAAGGTGCTGGATACGACAGAAAATATTGAGAATTTTGAATATGTGGACATTCCTGAAGTTACAGGATCGATCGGTTATGGTTCCCGCTATACAAAAGAAGGAGCTGCAGTGAAAGACAGCAGAACTCTCCAAATTGAAAACAAAACCCGCAAAGCTCAGACTTACCGTGCAGATGTGGAATACCATCAAGCAAGAAAAGGTGTTCAGGATGCTCTTGAAAATAAAATTCAGGTAGCTGTCCCAGAAACCCTTAAGGTTGGCGCCGGAAAAACTAAAGATATTCAAGCTAAAATTACGGTACCGGAAAACGCGGAAATCGGCCGTTACGAAGGATATATTCATTTAGTGAATGAACAAAATCCTGAAGAGAAATTTCAAATTCCTTTTGCGATTCGCGTCACTGACAAAGGAATAGAGTATACGGAACTATTGCAGCCATCCGTCACAAACGATACGCAGTTCCATCAATATGCATCACCTGGTTCACCAATGATCTTTAAGCTGAAAAGTCCATTAAAGCAGTTTGATCTTGTTTTAAAAGACACAAAAACGGGTGAGCCAATAGGCATAACCGGAAGCTTTGACGGAACAAACGCTGTTCCGGACCGTGAATATTTCATAAGGCTTGCTTTTAGAGGAATCGTTTTTCCATTTACAGGAAATAAAGACCAGCCTATTTCAGAGGCACCTGTAAGAGTCCCTGCTGGTGAATACTCTTTAGAAATGATCGGTCATGATGAAGATGGAAAAACATACAGCGTTGCCAACGTCGCTGTTGTTGATAATACTCCGCCTGAAGTAGATCTTGATGTAGAGCCAGGTGTTGTGGAAATTGACGACAGCATGCTGACAGAGGAAGATGGTTACCGCGGTCTGTGGGTTCACGGCAGTGTAACAGATTCAACTGTAGATCTGCTCGCATCAAAAGGCTATGATTATACACAAAAATCAAATACAGCTGCTTATTATGAAAACAACGGACCGTTTATTAGGGGCTTCCTCAAGCTTGAGGATAATGGCGATACGAAATTCGGCGTCCTACCGGAAGAATACGAAACAAAGCCTTATCAGCTTCGCATTTTCCCTTGGGACATTGCGACTGCAGCCAATGTTTTAGCTTCACCTAACTATGTATTTATGAAAGAAGGCACAGTGCACGCCACAAACCGCTATAACAAACAAAGCGTGAAAATCGGCAGCGAAATTACGATGACTCTTGACCTGAATAATGTGAAACGATTTATGTCCGGTGAATTTGAAATTGACAATACGTACTCTGATATTTTTAAATTCCAAAGTGTGAAAGTAAATAGAGCCTTCGAGGCCCTTGCTAAGCAAAAAGGAGTTAAGGTAGGCCTTCATGAAGCAGAAGTGAGCGCAGAATCCGTAAAAGTTGGAGCTTCCTTATCTAAAGAAGGCTTCAAAGGATTCGACGGTGATCTTCCATTCCTGGATGTAACTTTTAAGGTAATCGATGATACGTTCTACAGTTCATTAGCACTTTTCAACGTGACTAAGCTTTCATACATCAAAGCTGGACAAACGGAGCCGACTATTTTGCCTGCTTACAGCTTAGAAAGATTTACTTTCATCTCCAAGCACTCACAAGTTACGGGTTATATTTCCCCAGAAGCCTTTTTGACTTCGGGAGGCTATTTAGGGAATAAACATGATTATAGTAAAATGGGCTTCAGGGTTTACGCAAAAGCAGCTGACGGCAGCACATATCCGGGCATAATAAATGAAAGAGGCCAGTTTAAAATTCCGGGAATTCCTGTTTCCAAAGATTATCATACTGTTTATGTTGAAGCAGACGGCCATACAAAAGTAGCTACTAAAGTCATGCTGAGCAAGCAGGTTGATGGAAAGCTATATGGCATAAATCAAGGGATTAATCCAAATACAAATCTTGCAGGAGACGTAAATCGGGATGAAATCGTCGATATACGTGACATCCAGCTTGCAGTTAATCATTATGGAAAAACAAATCCAAGCAATCCAAACCTTGATATTGATCAAGACGGAGTTGTAGGAGAAACAGACATACGTTTCATTGAAAAGAATTTCCTCGCAATCGGTTCTTTAGCATCAGAAAAAGCCAAACTGAAAGAAAAAATCGGCAAAAATGGTCTAGTTGAATTTTTAAAGAAGATTGGTCTTGCACCTAAAAGCAACTAA
- a CDS encoding MurR/RpiR family transcriptional regulator, translated as MKPKSISQIIKENYSSLSQGQKKAAEFLTLHKEEGVLLTAFQLGKRAGVSETTVIRLAYALGFKGYSDMQEALRRNWLEKKQGAGLEGLPAELKQPNEMSIFSSVIEKETSVLQQLLMQVDENEIWKTVDHFIQSDRIYIGGFGSSYGAAYWLHYTLKQYRDNVAISSSSGFSLEDILDLNQNSAVIIFSFPRYRRESIELAKCSQAQGAKVIALTNRQFSPVGQLAEITLTTEEKLDSGDHSIASVVSLLEVIMEGVKHRDRDRISLRQQKLEKLYTDQELFLE; from the coding sequence ATGAAACCAAAATCAATCTCTCAAATTATTAAGGAAAATTATTCTTCTTTATCGCAAGGTCAGAAAAAAGCTGCTGAATTCCTTACTCTGCACAAGGAAGAAGGGGTATTGCTCACTGCTTTTCAATTAGGGAAAAGAGCAGGCGTAAGTGAGACGACCGTTATTCGTCTGGCCTATGCTCTAGGTTTTAAAGGTTATTCAGACATGCAGGAGGCACTGCGCAGGAATTGGCTGGAAAAGAAACAGGGTGCAGGCCTTGAAGGATTGCCTGCAGAATTGAAACAACCAAATGAAATGAGCATTTTCAGTTCGGTCATCGAGAAAGAAACATCTGTATTGCAGCAATTATTAATGCAGGTCGATGAGAACGAGATTTGGAAGACGGTTGATCACTTTATACAGTCTGACCGCATTTATATAGGCGGATTTGGAAGTTCCTACGGAGCTGCCTATTGGCTGCATTATACCCTCAAGCAATATAGGGATAATGTAGCAATTTCAAGTTCATCAGGCTTTTCACTTGAAGATATTCTTGATCTGAATCAAAATTCTGCGGTGATTATTTTCTCGTTTCCAAGATACCGGAGAGAATCCATAGAACTTGCAAAATGCTCACAAGCTCAAGGGGCAAAAGTGATAGCCCTTACAAACAGACAGTTTTCTCCTGTTGGACAGCTTGCTGAAATTACGTTAACAACGGAGGAAAAGCTGGACTCGGGGGATCATTCGATTGCTTCTGTTGTCAGTTTACTGGAAGTCATCATGGAAGGTGTTAAGCATCGGGATCGGGACAGAATCAGCCTTCGTCAGCAAAAATTGGAAAAGCTTTATACGGATCAGGAATTATTTTTAGAGTAA